A window of Phyllopteryx taeniolatus isolate TA_2022b chromosome 19, UOR_Ptae_1.2, whole genome shotgun sequence contains these coding sequences:
- the ormdl3 gene encoding ORM1-like protein 3 isoform X1 translates to MNVGTAHSEVNPNTRVMNSRGMWLSYILGIGLLHVILLSIPFASVPVVWTLTNLIHNLCMYLLLHTVKGTPFETPDQGKARLLTHWEQMDYGVQFTASRKFLTITPIVLYILTSFYTKYDRVHFVVNTVSLLTVLIPKLPQLHGVRLFGINKY, encoded by the exons ATGAATGTGGGTACGGCACACAgcgaggtgaaccccaacacTCGCGTGATGAACAGCCGCGGCATGTGGCTGTCGTACATCCTAGGCATCGGCCTGCTGCACGTCATCCTGCTCAGCATCCCCTTCGCCAGCGTGCCCGTTGTGTGGACTCTTACTAACCTCATCCACAACCTA TGCATGTACCTGCTCCTGCACACGGTCAAAGGGACGCCCTTCGAGACCCCCGACCAAGGCAAGGCCCGCCTCCTCACTCACTGGGAGCAGATGGACTACGGCGTGCAGTTCACCGCCTCGCGCAAGTTCCTCACCATCACGCCCATCGTCCT GTACATCCTCACCAGCTTTTACACCAAATACGACCGCGTGCACTTTGTGGTCAACACGGTGTCGCTGCTCACCGTTCTCATTCCCAAGCTGCCGCAGCTGCACGGCGTCCGTCTCTTCGGGATCAATAAGTACTGA
- the ormdl3 gene encoding ORM1-like protein 3 isoform X2 yields MNVGTAHSEVNPNTRVMNSRGMWLSYILGIGLLHVILLSIPFASVPVVWTLTNLIHNLCMYLLLHTVKGTPFETPDQGKARLLTHWEQMDYGVQFTASRKFLTITPIVL; encoded by the exons ATGAATGTGGGTACGGCACACAgcgaggtgaaccccaacacTCGCGTGATGAACAGCCGCGGCATGTGGCTGTCGTACATCCTAGGCATCGGCCTGCTGCACGTCATCCTGCTCAGCATCCCCTTCGCCAGCGTGCCCGTTGTGTGGACTCTTACTAACCTCATCCACAACCTA TGCATGTACCTGCTCCTGCACACGGTCAAAGGGACGCCCTTCGAGACCCCCGACCAAGGCAAGGCCCGCCTCCTCACTCACTGGGAGCAGATGGACTACGGCGTGCAGTTCACCGCCTCGCGCAAGTTCCTCACCATCACGCCCATCGTCCTGTAA